A segment of the Cherax quadricarinatus isolate ZL_2023a unplaced genomic scaffold, ASM3850222v1 Contig2039, whole genome shotgun sequence genome:
TTCTTCGAGTATTATAAAATTATGTGGAATCTAAGTGTCTTGTTCAGGAACAAAATGCACTCCCATCGTCTGTGGGAAAACACAGAAACTATGAATTTTTCCACATCTGAATGATCTCATGTCCGTTCGAGTGGTCTAAAGCGCCAGAATGGGGAGCTATGCCCCTTTCCCACACGTGGGATCGAATCCTGTTGACTCTGAtcactctctctcatatatatattatatatatatatatatatatatatatatatatatatatatatatatatatatatatatatatatatatatatatgtcatgccgaataggcagaacttgccatcttggcttaaatagcagcgctcatcttgccatataggacaagtgaaaatttgtgtatgcaataatttcgccaaaatcattctgaacctaacggaaaaaatgtatttcactgtgtttgtttaatattaaattactgtaaacaaatctaaaatatatttagttgggttaggctaaaataaattgttcttgttataataaggttaggtaagttttctaagattcttttggtgcaaaattataaatttttacatcaacattattgaaaaaaacacatctttaaacgtataagagaaaattttagaaatgacttaattttaaatgagttcttgctaattgataagttttacatattcggcaccacacacacacacacacacacacacacacacacacacacatatatatatatatatatatatatatatatatatatatatatatatatatatatatatatatatatatatatatatatatatatatatatatatatatatatatatatatatatatatatacatatattaacgaCCAAGCAGTATCCTACCGTGGCTGGGTGACCTAAAAAGTAAAACtaaagcttctctttttaaatttagtaatgtatggaggcctggtcgtggaccgggccgcgggggcgttgatccccggaataacctccaggtaacctccaggtatgagaaaaagttactaaccccttgctcctagcattttagtcgcctcttacgatacgcatggcttacggaggaagaattcttttccacttccctatggagataacaggaaataaagaagaacaagaattattaagaaaatagatgaaaacccagatgggttTGTAAATATATGAGTGTACGTGCATGAGTaatatgacctaagtgtaagtagaagtaccaaGTCAGACCTCTTCTCccacgtgtttatgagacagaaaaaagacacaagcactcttaccatcatgtaaaacaattacaggtttccgtaattgttttacatgatggtagctccatgggtgattgctgtctaccaacccacctacatatatatatatatatatatatatatatatatatatatatatatatatatatatataaaggcacacatacacacacatatatatgtgtgtgtgtgtgtgtgtgtgtgtgtgtgtgtgtgtgtgtgtgtgtgtgtgtgtgtgtgtgtgtgtgtgtgtgtgtgtgtgtgtttgtgtttgtgtaaactcacctaattgtggttgcaatggtcgagtcacagctcctggccccacctcttcacttgtTGAAACTAGCTCTTCTTGGTCCATGagctttgtgtgtatgtgtaatataGACAGTTATTGAAGTATTGTTAGTTGTGTAGAACGCCTCATGTACTGCCGTAATGACCTTCATGTAGTCGAGAATCGATAGGCTCTAAACCAAATTTATCAACCACCAAAATGTAACAATTATATTATGCTTTAAGGCAATTTTACATAACACAGACGTCATCGCGTTTGTGGGGTAGAGATGGGTGTATCCTCCAGTATAAAAGCAGATGGCGTCATCCACAGATCATCAGTCCAACTCGTCTTCTTGCTTaagaatgtttctcagtgtacgaTACCCTTCCATAGTAGGAGTTTCCACAGTAGTATTGATCACTCACTATAGGGCTTTTAAGAATGTAGTTATCTTATAGATGTCTTATTAGCTTGAATACTATTGACAGTTTCCTGCCATCTGCTTGCGATCATAATATATTTGTTAGAAGACAAAAATATATGAAGAATTCATGTGTTACATTAACAAAAATTAACAGGTTGTGTTTTTCACCATTCTTGTGGTGGGCGCCTTCGCCCGCCCTGATGCTCCTCTGAATTACCAACCGACATCTAATGGCCCGTCCTACGGAGCTCCAACACCAGGACCAGCATACCGCCCACCAACACCAGGACCAGCATACGGTACCCCAACACCAGGACCAGCATACCGCCCACCAACACCAGGACCAGCATACGGTGCCCCAACACCAGGACCAGCATACGGCCCACCAACACCCGCTCCCATATACGGTGTTCCCATTTCCGAGGTGAATATAACTTACATGACTCTGCAGCTACCTTCAAAGCAATCAGGTGACAATTACAAGCATAATATTTTATATTACACATGAGCAAGGCTGTGGCCTCTCTGGTGAGATACTCAGTatatgttattattttttattactgCAGACTCCAGCTCGGTACAACTTCACCTGGCAAGTGAAAGACGACTCGTCCGGCAACGACTACGGTCACCAGGAGACTCGTGATGGTGCCAACACCCAGGGTGCATACTATGTGCTGCTTCCTGACGGTCGTCTGGAGAGGGTGACGTACACTGTCAACGGTGACTCCGGCTACGTTGCCCAGGTGACCTATGAAGGTCACACCACATCCCAGCCCTACTATACACCAACTCCTGCCTACGAAGGTCACACTACACCCCAGAACTACTATTCTCCAACTCCTGCCTATGGCTAACTCAACAGTGATCTCAGGGAACGTACGGCTGTCACACAACACTCTAGTCCTTCTCATCAACAAACAGCAAATGAACTCGCATTTGTTTGTATTATGAAGATTTAATACATGGACATTTGAAAAATAAATTATTTCAAaattttgctttttgttttttttccatATTTACACTTGTGAAAATAGTATTATTTAACTGGATCATTGTGAGCAGactacagtaaataaataaataaataactgagAAATACTAGAAAGGAAAGCCTAGCTTATTAGGGAGG
Coding sequences within it:
- the LOC138851771 gene encoding cuticle protein 7-like, producing MFLSVVFFTILVVGAFARPDAPLNYQPTSNGPSYGAPTPGPAYRPPTPGPAYGTPTPGPAYRPPTPGPAYGAPTPGPAYGPPTPAPIYGVPISETPARYNFTWQVKDDSSGNDYGHQETRDGANTQGAYYVLLPDGRLERVTYTVNGDSGYVAQVTYEGHTTSQPYYTPTPAYEGHTTPQNYYSPTPAYG